From the genome of Xiphophorus couchianus chromosome 6, X_couchianus-1.0, whole genome shotgun sequence, one region includes:
- the greb1l gene encoding GREB1-like protein isoform X10: protein MQTVDKLDSISVPTALRVNGPTNGLGVDVHTSLLSPSQVSLVPQAQGYRTPDLGDSPVSSAMNSGPPKKRHRSWHPSTLVSVPPTAVPVPAIRPIVGSPGSVLAVSSPQPLAAGVIQPQPVNAGETVIVPENLLNSSGVRPVILIGHGTLPYFYGNVGNIVVSPLLVSCYKSSQLTEKNLETLGLHSSQMLSVEMMILLTLQYLARLASNQIPLREELEQIVLKAMLCCPGNPAISPSQLPWLARLEASVSGGSVQVVVTHNSLGEGISESLRSLSEGPQHQQRLPTYVVIICASKMNGNEFCVLVLGKYQARALAEGMLTTNEFLKEISYELITGKVGVLASHFKTTSLGDNLDKQLVRYQRRRKGQVIQPYQGDVTENIHSQEPASMSPPPDTVELLNRVFQIYPAQLTVARSLLSQVCSIADSGTQNLDLGRFCKVDFLVLVPPSHILVHQTAQRIRQSGVLVDLGNEDTSTAHQKSEKYVVRLDADVHTKMEAFMKKVKQNPYTLFVLIHDNSHVDLTSALSGSVCHGELQGLADRVVNCQEVLDAMNLLVLQVSCFPYTLQTHQSRISIHNEIHWPSSDHLQREQPPHELVYFGLRDYSCSLQWGVASPILRCDDAFEKMVHTLLERHPHLHSMVIRSYLLIQQYTEAMMALTSSPSLRDHITPETLAMVEDLINAPSREGSQGRGHMLLVRVPSLQLAMLARERLEDVRDKLGLQLCFAVLLGSPASELNLSRNFINFLRTWRGFQNEEWVPHTYEDLEGLPCIIILTGKDPLGETFPRSLKYTDLRLIDSSYLTRTALEQEVGLACTYVSLDVVQESKTSTAPRESDGEKTTGSLNDGDELERPQSNGSAATRTSGSLAENGVSSSDLADSFQKPSTSTSQPEGLVTSDVATLTEGFKQECDSLGSQLSSNPLKAPNAPPSNYSSSSSSSPSTSSSSTQRPSQSTQCGRASKCSRVSPRTVILSRAAYNLLSGESGSQLSSFSLLPHADVSWSSPLRPLITHNLQRADQSLYYRQWTVARQHHADYEAPPVPHPRRLLLSGPPQVGKTGAYLQFLRILFRMLIRLLEVDVYDDEEDEEAETTDATTPANTQWPDIEDIRKLPFDPNPRDPKFRKASPVYSDKMPKLFKAEFKKEGENQAQGKRVTKSIRLSRFAAHNAFHHCEQCHQYCEAVPTTQLSECSLHAFTFCSSMLGEEVQLQFFIPKAKEQHFVFSHQGSHLESLRLPLVSTKDPDLLKSPIFTPTTGRQEHGLLNLFHTMEGATHLHILVVKQFEMPHYRKYWPNHILLVLPAMFNSAGVGAARFMIKELSYHNLELERNRLEEQGVKRQDVWPFIVMMDDSCVLWNTFQPTDGSETSDGSSGITNVSLKTVLQHMENTPKISLYAICGVRKWSSSLAHKTPQHPFSRCHLHDLVLLNVDLTQNVQYDLNRYDCEEVDFNLRVNSSGLLICRFNNIFLMKKHIPIGGKKDFVVKPKLVEIENKAPISPSQYVCAPDSEQTLLDAPAQFLLENFLQSCSHRLFPKAVQNRNNPVLSIDSYLNLSPEISVCYINSRPHSTNLNHQGLVFSGLLLYLCDSFVVSGLLKNFRFLKGATLCVICQDRSSLRQTIVRLELEDEWQFRLRDEFQTANCSEDRPLYFLTGRHV, encoded by the exons ATGCAAACTGTTGATAAGCTAGACTCTATTTCTG TACCCACGGCTCTTAGGGTGAACGGTCCAACGAACGGCCTGGGTGTTGATGTCCACACTTCGTTGCTGAGCCCCTCGCAGGTCTCCTTGGTTCCGCAGGCTCAGGGGTATCGCACTCCTGATTTAGGAGACAGTCCTG TATCCTCTGCAATGAACTCCGGTCCCCCGAAGAAGCGCCATCGCAGCTGGCATCCCAGCACCTTGGTCTCAGTCCCACCAACGGCTGTCCCTGTGCCGGCAATTCGTCCAATAGTTGGCTCTCCAG GTTCTGTATTAGCCGTGTCCTCTCCTCAGCCGCTGGCAGCTGGTGTCATTCAGCCCCAGCCTGTCAACGCAGGAGAAACGGTCATCGTTCCTGAAAACCTGCTCAACTCTTCAGGCGTTCGTCCCGTCATCCTCATTG GGCATGGCACTTTACCTTATTTCTATGGGAACGTTGGCAATATAGTGGTgagccccctgctggtcagctgCTATAAGAGCAGCcagctgacagaaaaaaacctgGAGACATTGGGTCTCCACAGCAGCCAGATGCTCAGTGTGGAGATGATGATCCTGCTCACTTTGCAGTATCTTGCACGTTTAG CTTCAAACCAGATTCCTCTGAGGGAGGAGCTGGAGCAGATCGTCTTAAAGGCCATGCTGTGCTGTCCTGGGAATCCGGCCATCTCCCCATCCCAGCTTCCATGGCTGGCTCGACTAGAAGCGAGCGTCTCCGGGGGCAGCGTGCAGGTCGTGGTAACCCACAATTCTTTGGGGGAGGGAATTTCTGAGTCCCTGCGCTCTCTCAGTGAGGGTCCTCAGCATCAGCAGCGTCTGCCAACCTACGTTGTCATTATATGTGCCTCGAAAATGAATGGCAACGAGTTCTGTGTGCTTGTTTTAG GAAAGTACCAAGCACGCGCTTTAGCTGAAGGAATGCTCACAACCAACGAGTTTCTGAAGGAAATCAGCTACGAACTCATCACAGGGAAAGTCGGTGTCCTGGCATCTCATTTCAAAACAACCTCGCTTG gggACAATCTTGACAAGCAGCTCGTCCGATATCAGCGCAGACGGAAAGGACAGGTCATCCAGCCCTACCAGGGCGATGTCACTGAGAACATCCACTCACAGGAGCCTGCCAGCATGTCACCCCCACCAGACACAG TGGAGCTCCTAAATAGAGTCTTTCAGATCTATCCGGCCCAGCTGACTGTGGCTCGAAGTCTTCTCTCTCAAGTCTGCTCCATTGCTGATTCAGGAACCCAGAATCTGGATTTAGGTCGCTTTTGTAAAGTGGactttctggttctggttcctccatCTCACATTCTAGTGCACCAGACGGCCCAGCGCATCCGACAATCAG GAGTCCTTGTGGATTTGGGAAATGAAGATACGTCCACAGCCCACCAGAAATCCGAAAAGTATGTGGTGCGTCTAGACGCTGATGTTCACACCAAGATGGAGGCCTTCATgaagaaagtgaaacaaaaccCCTACACCTTGTTTGTCCTCATTCATGACAACTCGCACGTTGACCTCACAAG TGCCCTATCAGGCTCTGTGTGCCACGGAGAGCTGCAGGGTCTGGCTGACCGGGTGGTGAACTGCCAGGAAGTCCTGGACGCCATGAACCTCTTGGTTCTGCAGGTCAGCTGCTTCCCTTACACCCTGCAGACCCACCAGTCCCGGATCAGCATCCACAATGAAATTCACTGGCCATCCAGTGACCATTTG CAGAGGGAGCAACCTCCGCATGAGTTGGTCTACTTTGGCCTGAGAGACTACAGCTGCTCCCTGCAGTGGGGCGTGGCCAGCCCCATTCTGCGCTGTGATGACGCGTTTGAGAAGATGGTTCATACTCTCTTAGAGAG ACATCCCCACCTGCACAGCATGGTGATTCGCAGCTACCTGCTGATTCAGCAATACACAGAGGCCATGATGGCCCTGACCTCTTCCCCGTCCCTGAGGGATCACATAACCCCGGAGACCCTGGCCATGGTGGAGGACCTGATAAACGCTCCGAGTCGAGAGGGCTCCCAGGGCCGTGGCCACATGCTGCTGGTACGTGTCCCCTCGCTGCAGCTGGCGATGTTGGCCCGAGAGAGACTGGAAGATGTGAGGGACAAGCTGGGATTGCAGCTGTGCTTCGCAGTACTGCTGGGAAGTCCAGCGTCTGAACTCAACCTGTCCAGAAACTTCATCAACTTCCTCAGG ACATGGAGAGGCTTTCAGAATGAAGAATGGGTACCACACACATATGAGGATCTGGAGGGGCTGCCCTGCATCATCATTCTCACAGGGAAAGACCCACTTGGAGAAACCTTCCCCCG GTCTCTGAAATATACGGACTTGCGTCTGATAGACTCCAGCTACCTTACCCGTACCGCCCTGGAGCAGGAGGTGGGTCTTGCATGCACCTATGTTTCTCTGGATGTGGTCCAGGAGTCCAAGACTTCTACGGCTCCTCGGGAATCAGATGGAGAGAAAACCACAGGCAGCCTGAATGACGGGGATGAGCTGGAGAGACCTCAGAGCAATGGCAGCGCTGCAACCAGAACATCTG GCTCGCTGGCGGAGAATGGAGTCAGTTCATCTGACTTGGCCGATTCGTTCCAGAAGCCCTCCACTTCCACCTCCCAACCCGAAGGCCTCGTCACCTCAGATGTGGCCACACTAACCGAAGGATTCAAGCAAGAGTGTGACTCTCTGGGAAGCCAGCTCTCCTCCAACCCTCTGAAAGCCCCCAACGCCCCTCCATCCAATTACTctagctcctcctcctcctccccctccacctcttcctcttccacACAGAGGCCCAGCCAGTCCACGCAGTGCGGGCGGGCATCCAAGTGCTCCAGGGTGTCGCCGCGAACAGTCATCCTGTCACGGGCGGCTTACAACCTGCTGTCAGGAGAGTCGGGGAGTCAGCTGAGCTCCTTCTCACTTCTGCCTCACGCAGATGTGTCCTGGAGCAGTCCGCTGAGGCCGCTCATCACACACAACCTGCAGAGGGCAGACCAGAGCCTGTACTACCGCCAGTGGACTGTTGCCAGGCAGCATCACGCTGATTATGAAGCACCACCTGTGCCGCATCCACGACGCCTGCTCCTCAGCGGACCTCcacaa GTGGGAAAAACTGGTGCTTACCTGCAGTTTCTACGCATCCTGTTTCGTATGCTCATTAGACTGCTTGAGGTTGATGTTTATGATGACGAAGAAGATGAGGAGGCAG AAACTACAGATGCTACGACTCCAGCAAACACGCAGTGGCCCGACATTGAGGATATCCGAAAGCTGCCCTTTGACCCCAATCCCAGAGATCCTAAATTCAGGAAGGCCAGCCCGGTTTACTCTGATAAGATGCCAAAGTTATTTAAAG CAGAGTTTAAGAAAGAAGGGGAGAACCAAGCACAAGGCAAGAGAGTGACCAAGTCAATACGTCTAAGCAGGTTTGCTGCCCATAATGCCTTTCACCACTGTGAGCAGTGTCATCAATACTGTGAGGCAGTTCCTACTACACAG CTGTCGGAGTGCTCCTTACACGCTTTTACCTTCTGCTCATCCATGCTGGGGGAGGAGGTCCAGCTCCAGTTTTTCATTCCTAAAGCCAAGGAGCAGCACTTTGTTTTCAGTCACCAGGGGAGCCATCTGGAAAGTTTACGACTGCCTCTCGTCTCCACAAAG GACCCTGATCTTTTGAAGAGTCCAATCTTCACCCCGACAACAGGACGCCAAGAGCACGGGCTACTCAACCTCTTCCACACCATGGAGGGCGCCACTCATCTGCACATCCTGGTGGTCAAACAGTTTGAGATGCCGCACTACAGGAAGTACTGGCCCAATCACATCCTGCTCGTCCTTCCAGCAATGTTCAATAGTGCCGGAGTTG GTGCTGCTCGCTTCATGATCAAAGAGCTGTCATACCACAACCTAGAGCTGGAGAGGAACCGCCTGGAGGAGCAAGGTGTCAAGAGACAAGATGTATGGCCTTTCATTGTCATGATGGACGACTCGTGTGTGCTGTGGAACACCTTCCAGCCGACAGATGGAAG tGAAACCTCAGATGGAAGCTCAGGCATCACCAATGTGTCTTTGAAAACAGTACTGCAGCACATGGAGAACACACCCAAAATCTCCCTGTATGCTATCTGCGGTGTCCGCAAGTGGAGCAGCAGCCTGGCCCACAAGACTCCCCAACACCCCTTCAGCCGGTGTCACCTCCATGACCTTGTCCTCCTTAATGTGGACCTGACACAGAACGTTCAATATGACCTCAATCG GTACGATTGTGAGGAGGTGGACTTTAATCTGAGGGTGAACAGCAGCGGGTTGCTGATATGCCGctttaacaacattttcctGATGAAAAAACACATTCCAATTGGGGGAAAGAAAGATTTTGTTGTCAAACCGAAGCTCGTG GAAATCGAAAACAAGGCTCCGATCAGCCCGTCTCAGTATGTCTGTGCCCCAGACAGCGAACAGACCCTATTAGACGCCCCGGCTCAGTTCCTGCTGGAAAACttcctgcagagctgcagccaCAGACTGTTTCCGAAAGCTGTTCAGAACAGAAACAACCCAGTACTGTCCATCGATAGTTACCTCAACCTCAGCCCAGAG ATTTCTGTGTGCTACATCAACTCACGCCCACACTCCACCAATCTCAACCATCAGGGTCTGGTGTTCAGTGGCCTGCTACTTTACCTTTGTGACTCCTTTGTTGTTTCTGGACTCCTCAAGAACTTCCGCTTCCTGAAAG GCGCCACCCTCTGTGTGATCTGCCAGGACAGAAGTTCCCTGCGTCAGACCATCGTCCGGCTGGAGCTGGAGGACGAGTGGCAGTTTCGTTTGCGGGACGAGTTTCAGACGGCCAACTGTAGTGAGGATCGGCCCCTCTACTTCCTGACCGGCCGCCATGTTTGA